A single region of the Geobacillus subterraneus genome encodes:
- the murC gene encoding UDP-N-acetylmuramate--L-alanine ligase yields the protein MTVYHFVGIKGTGMSALAQVLHDLGYTVQGSDVEKWFFTQKALEERGIPVLPFSKDNIRPGYTVIAGNAFPDTHEEIEAARQLGVPVIRYHRFLGELAGKFTSIAVTGSHGKTTTTGLLAHVMQGAHPTSYLIGDGTGKGEPGSKYFVFEACEYRRHFLSYFPDYAIVTNIDFDHPDYFANIDDVFSAFQQMAEQVNKAIVACGDDPYLQKIQAKVPILFYGFGEENDFQARNIVKTTEGTAFDVFVRSTFFASFTIPRFGTHNVLNALAVIALCHYEGIDAGAIAARLQTFQGVKRRFSEKTVGRQVLIDDYAHHPREIMATLEAARQKYPGREVVAIFQPHTYTRTQTFLREFAESLQQADYVYLCDIFGSAREHHGKLSIRDLQAQIPRSQLLEEQNVSVLKQHRNAVLVFMGAGDIQKFQQAYERAVLSA from the coding sequence TTGAAGAGCGGGGAATCCCGGTGTTGCCTTTTTCAAAAGACAATATTCGCCCGGGTTATACCGTCATTGCCGGCAATGCTTTTCCAGACACGCACGAGGAAATCGAAGCGGCCCGTCAGCTCGGTGTTCCTGTCATTCGGTACCATCGCTTTTTAGGGGAGTTGGCAGGCAAGTTTACGAGCATAGCGGTGACCGGCTCACACGGGAAGACGACGACGACGGGACTGCTTGCCCATGTGATGCAAGGGGCGCATCCAACGTCGTATTTAATCGGAGATGGAACGGGAAAAGGGGAGCCGGGGAGCAAATACTTCGTATTTGAGGCATGTGAATATCGAAGACATTTCCTTTCATATTTTCCAGATTATGCAATAGTGACAAACATTGACTTCGACCACCCGGACTATTTCGCCAATATTGATGACGTCTTTTCTGCTTTCCAGCAGATGGCCGAACAGGTGAACAAAGCGATTGTCGCTTGCGGGGATGATCCGTATTTGCAAAAGATTCAAGCAAAAGTGCCGATTTTGTTTTACGGGTTTGGCGAAGAAAACGATTTTCAAGCGCGCAACATCGTGAAAACGACAGAAGGGACGGCGTTTGACGTATTTGTGCGCAGCACGTTTTTTGCCTCGTTTACCATTCCGCGCTTTGGCACTCATAACGTGCTGAATGCGCTCGCGGTCATCGCCCTTTGCCATTACGAAGGGATTGACGCCGGCGCGATCGCTGCGCGGCTGCAAACGTTCCAAGGGGTGAAGCGCCGCTTCAGCGAAAAAACGGTCGGACGGCAAGTGTTAATTGACGATTATGCGCATCATCCGCGCGAAATTATGGCGACATTAGAAGCGGCTAGACAAAAATATCCGGGGCGCGAAGTCGTCGCCATCTTCCAGCCGCACACGTATACGCGGACGCAGACGTTTTTGCGCGAGTTTGCCGAAAGCTTGCAGCAGGCAGACTACGTTTATTTGTGCGACATTTTCGGCTCGGCGCGCGAACATCATGGCAAGCTGTCCATTCGTGACTTGCAGGCGCAAATCCCGCGCTCGCAGCTGCTTGAGGAGCAAAACGTGTCCGTGTTGAAGCAGCATCGCAATGCGGTGCTTGTGTTTATGGGCGCCGGCGACATTCAAAAGTTTCAACAAGCATACGAACGGGCCGTTCTTTCCGCCTGA